CACTGTCGAAGCAGATGCAAGAGGTTCAGGGCCAACGTACTACGACGCAGAACGAACTCAATCAAGCCAACTCACAAAAGAAGAACTTTGAACAGCGCCTGGCGCAACTCCGTGCCTTGTACGAAAAGGAAGCCAAAGACGTCGAGGCTTTGCAGGTACAACTGAACACCTCGAGAAACGAGACAAAGAAGCTTCAGGCCGAATGCATGACGTTGGACGGGACCTACAGGGACCTGCAGACGCAACACCAGCAAGTCTACGCCGGACTTCAGGCTGACCAGCAAGAGAACGCAAGTCTCAAGGAGAAAATCCGCGCTTTCAATGCCGAGATTGCCCAGCTCAAGCCTCAGATCGAGAAACTCAGGTCCGAGGCGCGGCAGCAAAAGGGTCTTGTTGCCATCAATAAGAAGCAGCTGACGACGACTGAGGGCGAGCGCGACAAGCTTCAGTCTGAATTGTCCGATCTCTCCAAGAGCAATGAGGAGCTCTCTCGCCAAGTGAACACCAGTTCGCCCGTCGCGTCGTCGGCCCAGGTCGGAAGCCCTACGCCCTCCACCGCCAGTGGAAACAACCCCTTTTTTAGGAGAACGGCTAGCACTGACATCATGAGTTCATtcgcctcgccgccgcctgccaAGCCTTCCAGCGGTGACAAGTCCTTTGATGATGTCTTTGGCCCTGCATTCCCCCCTGCCGGGTCTGCTAGCACCCCACCGCCCGCCACATCCTTCAAGCCGCAACACACTGGTGCGTCGACTACCAGCTTGGGCTCGTTCTCGACACCCCCAGTCTCCACGCCACCCAATGTCAGCCGCCAAGCTACGCTCGCAGCCGagcctcctgctcctccagAATCGAGGCAGATCAGCTCGAGCTTCCTCCCCTTTGCCGACGCAAATGAATCCCTGAGCTCGTCTCGGGCTGTCTCCCCGCCTACCTCTCGAGCGGAGGATGGCGTTGAGACTCCCCAGGCGAGCTCATTGCCTGGAGCGTTTCCCCTTGAACCTACGGCAACGGGTCAGAGCACAGCTTCCACATCGACCGCGAGCAACAAGGAGCCCACAGTCCAAGACGATGCGAATTCGTCGAACAACGGAGTGGCTGCTGTGCCGGACAATGCTGCGGTGGACGCTGACCCGTTTGCGGCCATGGGCCCGAACGATGCCAAGGCTGATTTCGACGATGCCTTTGCCAGCTTTACCAGTGCACACCAGAGCTCGGAAAAGTCTGGTGCTGACGCAGCCAAATCGTTCTCGGCTTTTGATTCCGAGTTCCCGCCCATATCTGAGCTTGAccgagaagacgatgatTCCGACACAGCAAGCGAGGGCGGTGGTTTCGGCGGCGGTTTTGATGACGACTTCGCCCCGGCGTCCCCCCAAGCGAAGAAGACGGAAGCCCCTGAAGCTCCCAAGGAGGCTACTTCTCCTCCACCTGCCGCTGCAGCTGTGGCACCTGTCCCCGCTGCCCAAGACGAgcctgcgcctgcgcctgcgcctgcgcctTCTGTTGCCCCAGCCGCTGCTCCCGAGGTCACGGAAACTACTATTGCacccgtcgccctcgccgcaCAGCCTGCGGTGCCCACGGCGAAGTCTTCCTTCGATGAActtgacgacgacttcgAGGGTCTCGAGGATGCCAAGGAGGGctcggccgacgacgacttccagACGATCTCTAGGTCCGGCCTGGATGATTTCAACCCTGTCTTTGACAGTAGCCCGCCACCCAGTCAGGCCAAGACCGAATCCACAGCGTTTGGACATGAGAGTAGCTACGACTTTGGATCAGTGTCGCCAAACCCCGCCGCAGGTCTTACTGCCGGAGCATCGGCGAAGAGCGCAGGAGCCCCGGAGGCACAGGACTGGGATGCCATCTTCGCCACTCTCGACTCGCCCAGCGACACCAACGCAAACCCCACCGCAGGTGctcccgcccccgcccccgcccccgctcCCCCGGCCGAAGAGACTCGTCCGGCCCCTGGCAGAGCTCTCACTCAGTCGGGTGAGCACGATGACCCGATCCTGAAGAACCTCACCAGCATGGGCTACTCGAGAGAGGATTCGATTCTCGCTCTGGAGAAGTATGACTACAACTTGGAGAGGGTAAGTTGACGTTTCCAGGGCATCGCATTTTTCATCACGGTGACGGAACTGACGGTTTTCTCTCAGGCTGCCAACTATCTTGCAAGCCAATCATGAGGTTGGCAGTGAGACGATCGAGTAAGAAATAACAGAGACGCAAACTGGAGTTCCTGGGAGGCAGAAGTGGCGTCAAACGCCCCATGATAGCAAGCGTCTCATTTTCTTCGATTGGCCTAGACGAGATACTTTGAAAGTTTGCCAGCTGTTGAGAAACCTTACCCGCCCCTTGTGCCCCTTGTGCCAGGCCACCGCGGTTcgggggggggttcttttTGTTGGACTACTTCAGCAATTAATGGCAATTCAGTGCATGTAGGATGTACATGTTTGATTCAACACTAGCATAGCAACGTTGCCGGACTTCTTTTAACTTCCTTACCCCATCATCACACCATTAGGATTTGAGGCGGAACTCGTGTTCGTGTTCCCTTCTAAAAAATGCccacaacgacaacaacacgTATTCCATATGGTGAAACCGGTTCCTCTTTACCCAGCAGTTTGTGACTTTGCATGATGTAGTAGATCTTGATCTTTGATTCTTTTAGAGCCTGGCCCCTGAAGTACCTACCATAGGGTCTCATGTCCATGCGCCAAAACGCGCCTGTGGCGCACTTGTCTCCGTGGCATCATCTGTGCCGTCCGCGTGTATACTTGAAAAAAAATTGGAAAGAAAATTTTCAACATCAGGGTATGGATCTTTGTCCCTCTTTTGTGCTTTCATAGGATGCCGAATTACCAACTCCATCTGTCCCAGAACAGTCCGCTTCTTTTCGTCTAATCAGACGACTTGCGGAACTTGTTGACGACGCGTTCGATGCCGTCGCAGCCCTTTTTCAGGGTCTCCATCTTGGGACCGTACGAGAAACGCACAAAGTGGTGGCAGGGGCTGTCGAAGAGGTCACGACGTCTCGAGGGGTTCAGGTCGAAGAAGATACCGGGGACAACAatgaccttctcctccaagCAGGCCTGGAAGAAGttgaggccgtcggcgatcGGGCCGGGTAGTCCCTCAAGGTTCAACCAGCTAAGAAATCGTCAGTGTCTAGCTTGCATGCGTGGCGTTGAAAATTGCTCACAGGTAGAAGGTCGAGTCAGGAACGTATTTGATGATGAAGCCCATCTCGCGCAGTCTGCGAACAACATAATCACGCTTATCCTGCGTAATCGTTAAAACTGTGTCATATCCAAGGGTAGTGAACTTGACGTACGCGGAAATGCTTCTGGAGGAAGACCATCTCCGCCTTGACCAGGGTGGGGTCGAGCATGGGAATAGCAGCCTCCTGGAAGGGGTGGTTGGCACCACCATCAAGGTAGCTGCCACACGAGCCGATGCTAAAAACAGAAATTGTGTTAGAACGCCCATTTTCAGTTCGGCATCACTTCAACTTACGCCTTGATGTACTCTGTTCAGTGTTGTCAGCAAGTGTACAACAAAATTGAAAAACGCATTCACATACCCTTGGGGCCAAGGATCCACGCGATACGCCAGCCGGGAAGTCTGAAGCGCTTCGTCaggccgtcgatgatgagaacgtcatcttcgtcgacatcttcgacgttctcggcggccgagatggtgTTGCCGTCGCAGTTGCTTGTGTAGTTGTAGCCA
This genomic interval from Colletotrichum higginsianum IMI 349063 chromosome 9, whole genome shotgun sequence contains the following:
- a CDS encoding UBA/TS-N domain-containing protein — protein: MSAEGVDAAAPNLNLTPEEKRLYGQLFRQADTESVGVVTGETAVKFFEKTRLDSRVLGEIWQIADKENRGFLTPAGFGLVLRLIGHAQAGREPTTEIALQPGPLPRFDGIPPPAGLASPTAPPAAALQAQGTGGGPIRIPPLTPEKVNQYAGLFERQPLQAGNLLPGDAAKSIFEKSGLPTEVLGRIWQLADTEQRGALVLTEFVIAMHLLTSMKTGALRGLPTILPAALYEAATRRGPPAPRQSPTGTGPVSAIPRQLSGSAQFRAGSPLGRPPITAQTTGTPASDWLITPDDKARFDVIYNDLDKTRKGFITGEEAVPFLSQSNLPEDALAQIWDLADINSEGRLNRETFAVAMYLIRQQRMRRDGSVSLPTTLPANLIPPSLRTQARPQTSGSPFDAPPQPQPPVPAPAPAPKSALDDLFGLDTPPAPAPAQVALSTGGSNANDPFGSGSAVLAPSSPIRPSPTGTQFKPFVPSSSFGRGLTVHSTGDSNSGKPSAPSASEDLLGDGDPEVSKKLTSETAELANLSNQVGSLSKQMQEVQGQRTTTQNELNQANSQKKNFEQRLAQLRALYEKEAKDVEALQVQLNTSRNETKKLQAECMTLDGTYRDLQTQHQQVYAGLQADQQENASLKEKIRAFNAEIAQLKPQIEKLRSEARQQKGLVAINKKQLTTTEGERDKLQSELSDLSKSNEELSRQVNTSSPVASSAQVGSPTPSTASGNNPFFRRTASTDIMSSFASPPPAKPSSGDKSFDDVFGPAFPPAGSASTPPPATSFKPQHTGASTTSLGSFSTPPVSTPPNVSRQATLAAEPPAPPESRQISSSFLPFADANESLSSSRAVSPPTSRAEDGVETPQASSLPGAFPLEPTATGQSTASTSTASNKEPTVQDDANSSNNGVAAVPDNAAVDADPFAAMGPNDAKADFDDAFASFTSAHQSSEKSGADAAKSFSAFDSEFPPISELDREDDDSDTASEGGGFGGGFDDDFAPASPQAKKTEAPEAPKEATSPPPAAAAVAPVPAAQDEPAPAPAPAPSVAPAAAPEVTETTIAPVALAAQPAVPTAKSSFDELDDDFEGLEDAKEGSADDDFQTISRSGLDDFNPVFDSSPPPSQAKTESTAFGHESSYDFGSVSPNPAAGLTAGASAKSAGAPEAQDWDAIFATLDSPSDTNANPTAGAPAPAPAPAPPAEETRPAPGRALTQSGEHDDPILKNLTSMGYSREDSILALEKYDYNLERAANYLASQS